A single genomic interval of Tsukamurella paurometabola harbors:
- a CDS encoding alpha/beta fold hydrolase, giving the protein MSALAQVNRSSDVWPGEFLTLRGRRVFARHVDAAAAVTAPPDPRPTAVMIHGLGGSSINWTDLGQVLAPVVASYALDLPGFGLSDPPADGDYSIEEFAQTAIAYLETIVAVRGGGVHLLGNSLGGAIAVRVAMLRPDLLRSLTLISPAFPDLRPRVRRLQFLPLSLVRIPGVGPAGFRLIASAYPERQVDQTFREILVDPAVMGPVRRQQAVDQAAARASMRWAPDALAASFNALVRSWIIDFGATHWAAARSVSVPTAVVWGARDLLVSVGVAPKVVRHIRGSTLTVFEDVGHVAQMEKPAETARIVADLIAAAEEPR; this is encoded by the coding sequence GTGTCGGCACTCGCACAGGTGAATCGGAGCAGTGACGTCTGGCCCGGGGAGTTCCTCACGCTCCGGGGGCGACGGGTCTTCGCGCGCCACGTCGATGCGGCGGCAGCGGTCACGGCACCGCCCGATCCGCGGCCCACGGCGGTGATGATCCACGGCCTCGGCGGTTCGTCGATCAACTGGACCGACCTGGGGCAGGTGCTCGCCCCGGTCGTCGCCTCCTACGCCCTGGACCTGCCGGGTTTCGGTCTCTCCGATCCGCCGGCCGACGGCGACTACTCCATCGAGGAGTTCGCGCAGACCGCGATCGCCTACCTGGAGACGATCGTCGCGGTGCGCGGTGGGGGAGTGCACCTGCTCGGCAACTCCCTGGGCGGCGCGATCGCGGTGCGCGTCGCGATGCTGCGGCCCGACCTGCTGCGCTCGCTGACACTGATCTCCCCGGCGTTCCCGGACCTGCGGCCCAGAGTGCGGCGACTGCAGTTCCTCCCGCTGTCGCTGGTGCGGATCCCCGGCGTGGGGCCGGCGGGGTTCCGGCTCATCGCGAGCGCCTATCCCGAGCGCCAGGTGGACCAGACCTTCCGTGAGATCCTCGTCGATCCCGCAGTGATGGGGCCCGTCCGGAGGCAGCAGGCCGTCGACCAGGCGGCGGCCCGCGCGTCCATGAGGTGGGCCCCGGATGCGCTCGCCGCGAGCTTCAACGCGCTGGTCCGCAGCTGGATCATCGACTTCGGTGCCACGCACTGGGCGGCTGCCCGCTCGGTGTCGGTGCCAACCGCGGTGGTGTGGGGTGCGCGGGACCTGCTCGTGAGCGTCGGCGTCGCCCCGAAGGTGGTCCGCCATATCCGGGGCAGCACGCTCACGGTCTTCGAGGATGTGGGCCACGTCGCACAGATGGAGAAGCCCGCGGAGACGGCGCGGATCGTCGCGGACCTCATCGCGGCGGCGGAGGAACCCCGCTGA
- the moeZ gene encoding adenylyltransferase/sulfurtransferase MoeZ — protein sequence MPPLVEPAADLTRDEVARYSRHLIIPEMGVTGQKRLKNAKVLVIGAGGLGSPALLYLAAAGVGTIGIVEFDEVDESNLQRQVIHGVSDLGRPKGESARDSIAEINPLVTVNLHPIRLEPENAVELFEQYDLILDGTDNFATRYLVNDAAVLAHKPYVWGSIFRFEGQVSVFWEDAPDGPNGEKQGLNYRDLYPVAPPPGMVPSCAEGGVLGILCASIGSIMGTEAVKLITGIGESLLGRLMVYDALEMSYRTLSIRKDPDAPRITGLIDYDEFCGVVSDEAERAAAGSTITPKELVEMGAPGVDYELVDVREPVEWEIVHLDGAKLVPKGAFETGEGLTQVSADKKLVLYCKTGIRSAEVLATVQGAGYRDAVHLQGGITAYAKQVDPSLPVY from the coding sequence CTGCCCCCGCTTGTGGAACCCGCCGCCGATCTGACCCGCGACGAGGTCGCGCGGTACTCGCGGCACCTCATCATCCCCGAGATGGGGGTCACGGGGCAGAAACGCCTCAAGAACGCGAAGGTCCTGGTGATCGGTGCCGGCGGGCTCGGCAGCCCCGCGCTGCTGTACCTCGCCGCGGCGGGCGTCGGCACGATCGGCATCGTCGAGTTCGACGAGGTCGACGAATCGAACCTGCAGCGCCAGGTGATCCACGGCGTCTCCGACCTGGGGCGGCCGAAGGGCGAGAGTGCGCGGGACTCCATCGCGGAGATCAACCCGCTGGTCACCGTCAACCTCCACCCGATCCGCCTGGAGCCCGAGAACGCGGTCGAGCTGTTCGAGCAGTACGACCTCATCCTCGACGGCACCGACAACTTCGCCACCCGCTACCTCGTCAACGACGCCGCGGTGCTGGCGCACAAGCCCTACGTGTGGGGCTCGATCTTCCGGTTCGAGGGCCAGGTGTCCGTGTTCTGGGAGGACGCTCCCGACGGCCCGAACGGCGAGAAGCAGGGCCTGAACTACCGCGACCTGTACCCCGTCGCGCCGCCGCCCGGCATGGTCCCGTCGTGCGCCGAGGGCGGCGTGCTCGGCATCCTCTGTGCCTCGATCGGATCGATCATGGGCACCGAGGCGGTCAAGCTCATCACCGGCATCGGCGAATCGCTCCTGGGCCGGCTCATGGTCTACGACGCGCTCGAGATGAGCTACCGCACCCTGTCGATCCGCAAGGACCCCGACGCGCCGCGCATCACCGGGCTCATCGACTACGACGAGTTCTGCGGGGTCGTCTCCGACGAGGCGGAGCGTGCCGCCGCCGGGAGCACCATCACCCCGAAGGAACTCGTCGAGATGGGTGCACCCGGCGTCGATTACGAGCTGGTGGACGTCCGCGAGCCCGTCGAGTGGGAGATCGTCCACCTGGACGGCGCGAAGCTGGTGCCCAAGGGCGCCTTCGAGACCGGCGAGGGGCTGACGCAGGTCTCCGCCGATAAGAAGCTGGTCCTGTACTGCAAGACCGGTATCCGTTCCGCGGAGGTGCTCGCCACCGTCCAGGGCGCCGGCTACCGCGACGCCGTACACCTGCAGGGCGGCATCACCGCCTACGCGAAGCAGGTCGATCCGTCGCTCCCGGTGTACTGA
- a CDS encoding DUF3152 domain-containing protein, producing MSSPSNPRRPRPDGRAPLRAEWDPINSSTATSGDQRNRPPRERVYAKQGRLGRLLRTYGWRAYAVPVLAVLTVVALVLTFGGDPFGTKQTTETSPEGQLSRNPTPGKTIVGAPSKTVPGPVPPAGMLPEGGAFTEKGQGIWHVVPGSTPRVGKQDEGKQQVFTYMIAVEDGVDMGALGGDQPFATMIDRTLADPRSWIHDPAVAFQRIDKGTPSFTISLTSPITTRSACGYTIQLESSCYNGELGRVVINLARWVRGATAFEGDLTGYRQYAINHEVGHAIGYPQHVPCPAQGALAPIMMQQSFGVKNRDIYDLDKSEGFGNDLACRPNAWVAPVLK from the coding sequence GTGAGTAGTCCTTCGAACCCGAGGCGCCCCCGTCCCGACGGGCGTGCGCCGCTTCGGGCCGAGTGGGACCCCATCAACTCCTCCACGGCGACCTCGGGCGATCAGCGCAACCGCCCGCCGCGCGAGCGGGTGTACGCGAAGCAGGGTCGGCTGGGCCGGCTCCTGCGCACCTACGGCTGGCGCGCCTACGCGGTGCCGGTGCTCGCCGTGCTCACGGTGGTGGCGCTGGTGCTGACCTTCGGCGGCGACCCGTTCGGCACCAAGCAGACGACCGAGACATCCCCCGAGGGGCAGCTCTCCCGCAATCCGACGCCCGGCAAGACCATCGTCGGCGCCCCGAGTAAGACGGTGCCGGGTCCCGTGCCGCCCGCGGGCATGCTCCCCGAGGGCGGAGCCTTCACGGAGAAGGGCCAGGGCATCTGGCACGTCGTACCGGGGTCCACGCCGCGCGTCGGCAAGCAGGACGAGGGCAAGCAGCAGGTGTTCACGTACATGATCGCGGTCGAGGACGGCGTCGACATGGGCGCGCTCGGCGGCGACCAGCCCTTCGCCACGATGATCGACCGCACGCTGGCCGACCCGCGCAGCTGGATCCACGACCCCGCCGTGGCCTTCCAACGGATCGACAAGGGCACGCCCTCCTTCACCATCTCGCTGACCTCCCCGATCACCACCCGCTCGGCCTGCGGTTACACCATCCAGCTGGAGTCGTCCTGCTACAACGGCGAGCTCGGGCGCGTCGTGATCAACCTCGCGCGCTGGGTGCGCGGCGCCACCGCCTTCGAGGGCGACCTCACCGGCTACCGGCAGTACGCGATCAATCACGAGGTGGGGCACGCGATCGGCTACCCGCAGCACGTCCCGTGCCCCGCGCAGGGCGCGCTCGCGCCGATCATGATGCAGCAGTCCTTCGGCGTGAAGAACCGCGACATCTACGACCTCGACAAGTCCGAGGGCTTCGGCAACGACCTGGCCTGCCGGCCGAACGCCTGGGTCGCGCCCGTCCTGAAGTGA